One window of the Pyrus communis chromosome 17, drPyrComm1.1, whole genome shotgun sequence genome contains the following:
- the LOC137723382 gene encoding uncharacterized protein: MSHSCIRSLPVRKKKFGFGLLHNPLQSSTNTIPNLHIERQKHSNNVGSLFTAAFLSPFGYPTLRFRVQCRSISILHPFILHATGELCTLPTYQLPASDTGKGTAGHLEEPHVDSDCNVTAEKTRGLYKKPVDFTKVNKNLLPTVVLVGRPNVGKSALFNRLIRRREALVYNTPDDHVTRDIREGIAKLGDLRFRVLDSAGLETAASSGSILDRTSGMTASVLARSQFAVFLLDVRAGLHPLDLEVGRWLRKNAPGINLVVAMNKSEALFDGSGSLMTAATEAYRLGFGDPIAISAETGLGMQDLYESLKPKLEDYMLQVLNNEEGTAEDGSSCDVEESKLELQLAIVGRPNVGKSTLLNTLLQEERVLVGPEAGLTRDSIRAQFEFEGRTVFLVDTAGWLQRGKQEKGPSSLSIVQTRKNLMRAHVVALVLDAEEIANSRRSLKHDEVVIARQAVEEGRGLVVVVNKMDLLRGKQLFDKVMEIVPQEIQTIMPQVTGIPIVFISALEGRGHADVMHQVIDTYEKWCSRLSTARLNRWLRKVMSRHSWKDQAAQPKVKYFTQVKARPPTFVAFLSGKKELSETDIRFLKRSLKEDFDLGGIPIRIMQRSVERKAASSTSKSGQITNRPAERMSSDKRSSVSVEVE, from the exons ATGTCTCATTCGTGCATTCGTTCTCTTCCAGTGCGGAAGAAGAAGTTTGGTTTTGGTCTCCTTCATAATCCGCTTCAGAGTTCTACCAACACAATCCCCAACTTGCACATAGAGAGACAAAAGCACTCAAATAATGTTG GATCATTGTTCACCGCGGCCTTTTTAAGTCCCTTTGGATATCCAACTTTAAGGTTTAGAGTTCAATGCAGGTCAATATCAATCTTGCATCCTTTTATCCTTCACGCCACAGGGGAGCTTTGCACGCTACCCACTTATCAACTGCCTGCTTCTGATACTGGCAAGGGTACAGCTGGTCATTTAGAGGAACCCCATGTCGATTCTGATTGCAATGTTACTGCCGAGAAAACTAGGGGATTGTACAAAAAACCAGTGGATTTCACCAAAGTGAACAAGAATCTGCTTCCTACTGTAGTTCTTGTTGGGCGCCCAAATGTGGGCAAGTCAGCTTTGTTTAATCG tttaatcCGGAGGCGGGAAGCTCTTGTCTACAATACACCAGATGATCATGTTACTCGTGACATAAGAGAAGGCATTGCCAAATTGGGTGATCTACGATTTAGAGTACTGGACTCAGCTGGTTTAGAAACGGCTGCATCTTCAGGCTCTATTCTTGATAGAACATCAGGAATGACTGCAAGTGTTCTCGCAAGGTCTCAGTTTGCGGTTTTCCTGTTAGATGTAAG AGCTGGACTGCACCCCCTTGATCTGGAGGTTGGAAGGTGGTTGCGCAAAAATGCACCTGGAATCAATCTTGTCGTTGCCATGAATAAATCTGAAGCACTTTTTGATGGTAGTGGTTCTCTTATGACGGCTGCTACTGAAGCTTATAGGTTAGGATTTGGTGACCCTATTGCCATATCAGCTGAAACTGGACTAGGAATGCAAGATCTTTATGAGAGCCTGAAACCTAAGCTTGAGGACTATATGCTCCAAGTATTAAACA ATGAAGAAGGTACTGCTGAGGATGGCAGCTCTTGTGATGTTGAGGAAAGTAAGCTGGAATTACAGTTGGCAATTGTAGGAAGACCCAATGTTGGGAAGTCAACCTTGCTGAATACATTGTTACAAGAAGAACGTGTGCTGGTGGGCCCAGAAGCTGGTTTGACAAGAGATTCAATTAGAGCTCAGTTTGAGTTTGAAGGGAGAACTGTATTCCTG GTCGACACTGCAGGTTGGTTGCAACGAGGTAAACAAGAGAAGGGACCATCATCCTTGAGCATTGTGCAGACAAGGAAGAATCTAATGAGAGCTCATGTAGTTGCTCTGGTCCTTGATGCGGAAGAG ATTGCAAATTCTAGGAGAAGTTTGAAGCATGATGAAGTAGTTATAGCTAGACAGGCAGTTGAAGAAGGCCGGGGCTTGGTTGTGGTTGTGAACAAGATGGATCTATTAAGAGGGAAGCAATTATTTGACAAGGTCATGGAAATTGTGCCCCAAGAAATCCAGACTATTATGCCCCAG GTGACTGGGATACCAATCGTATTCATATCAGCCTTGGAGGGAAGGGGCCACGCAGATGTCATGCACCAAGTTATTGATACATATGAAAAATGGTGTTCAAGATTGTCAACAGCTCGTCTCAACCGTTGGTTGCGTAAG GTTATGAGCAGGCACTCTTGGAAAGATCAGGCTGCTCAACCCAAGGTTAAGTACTTCACGCAGGTGAAGGCCAGACCTCCTACTTTTGTCGCCTTTTTGAGTGGGAAGAAAGAGCTCTCGGAAACAGACATCAGGTTCTTAAAAAGGTCTTTGAAGGAAGACTTTGATTTGGGTGGAATACCGATCAGGATCATGCAGAGGTCCGTCGAAAGGAAAGCTGCAAGTAGCACTAGCAAGAGCGGCCAAATTACTAATAGACCGGCTGAAAGGATGTCGTCCGACAAGAGAAGTAGTGTGTCGGTTGAAGTTGAATAG
- the LOC137722964 gene encoding B-box zinc finger protein 24-like produces MKIQCDVCEKAPATVICCADEAALCAKCDVEVHAANKLASKHQRLLLQSLSNKLPKCDICQDKTAFIFCVEDRALFCQDCDEPIHSANSLSANHQRFLATGIRVALASSSTKEAETSGLEPPNQGAQKISTKVSAPQASGISSPWGVDDLLQLSDFESSDKKDSLEFGELEWIADMGIFGDQFPQEAPAAAEVPQLPVPQSSNLTSYRPPKSSSPPKKPRIEIPDDDDEYFTVPDLGRF; encoded by the exons ATGAAGATTCAGTGTGATGTGTGCGAGAAGGCGCCGGCGACGGTGATTTGTTGCGCCGACGAGGCGGCTCTGTGCGCCAAATGCGACGTTGAAGTACACGCAGCGAATAAGCTTGCAAGCAAACACCAGAGGCTGCTCCTTCAGAGCCTCTCCAACAAGCTTCCTAAATGCGACATTTGCCAA GATAAGACAGCTTTTATATTCTGCGTAGAAGACAGAGCCCTCTTTTGTCAGGATTGTGATGAACCAATTCATTCAGCCAATAGCCTCTCTGCAAACCACCAGAGGTTCCTTGCCACTGGAATCCGAGTGGCTTTGGCCTCCAGTAGTACTAAGGAAGCTGAAACGAGTGGCTTAGAGCCACCCAATCAAGGTGCACAGAAGATTTCAACAAAAGTCTCAGCACCACAGGCTTCTGGCATCTCATCACCATGGGGTGTTGATGACTTGCTGCAATTATCAGATTTTGAATCTTCTGACAAG AAGGATTCGCTTGAGTTTGGAGAGCTCGAATGGATAGCAGACATGGGTATTTTCGGTGATCAGTTTCCTCAGGAGGCACCGGCAGCAGCTGAAGTTCCGCAGCTCCCAGTACCACAGTCGAGCAATCTTACCTCCTACAGACCCCCTAAATCAAGCAGTCCGCCCAAGAAGCCTAGGATTGAAATCCCAGATGACGATGATGAGTATTTCACTGTTCCTGACCTTGGCAGATTTTAG